Within Phragmitibacter flavus, the genomic segment GCATGAACATGAAGTGGAGGATCAATCGGCAAACAGGTCACGCATCAACGGCTGGCGAAGATGGGTTGATCGCGTCCGTTTTTGGACATGACCAGCAGCACCGAACCTTTTTCGTCGAACAACGTCGTGGCCGTGCGGTCAACGCCCATCTCACTGTGATGGACGTTGATTCCGGCGATGTCGTAGTCCGCAGGGATGCTTTCCAAACCTTCCAGCATCAACACGGTGGCATCGGCGGCATCGCTGCGATAGGCGCTGGCCTGGATGCTCGGGTTGGGGGCGTAGAAGCTAAGGATCTGCGTGGTCGGGCGGTCCTGACGCGCAACAAACAAGGCGATGGTGATGGCGGAAGCCAGTCCGGCAAGCGCCCAGGGCGAGCGCAACCAGCTGAACCAACCGGCGGCAGTGACACTGGTCGCGGCCGGAACGTGAGCGCGTTCTTCAGCACGCTGCAAGTCGGCGATGCGTTCCTGGATTTGCGTATTGAAGAAGTCGGCGTGCGGAACTTCGCGTTCCATGCTGACGTGATCTCGCAGGGCGGCGCTGATCTTGCGCATGGTGTCAGCCTCCTCGCGCAGGGCGGGGTCGGCAGCCATCATGGCCTCAAAGCGGGTGGTTTCCTGCTCACTGAGCTCACCGTCGAGCCAGCGGGCTAGCAATTGATCATCAGGCGTTTTCATAGGTGTCCTTTAACAGTTCTTGGAGTTTTTTTCGGGCGTAAAAGAGGCGGCTCATCACCGTGCCCACGGTGGATTGCATGATTTCGGCGATTTCTTCGTAGCTGTTGCCTTCCACCTCGCGGAGGAGGATGGCGGTGCGGTGGTCGGGAGAAAGTTGGGCGATGGCTTGGTGGATACGTTTGCCAATCTCCTGATTTTTCATGGCTTCATCAGGTGCCGGATCAGACTTTGGCACCGCCTCGGCCCCCACCGCGATGGCCGCGTTGATTTCGTCATTGAACTCGCCATCGCCCTGGATTTTGCGTTTGCGCATCCAGTCGTAGGCGACGTTGTGCGTGATGCGGTAAATCCAGGTGTAAAAGGCCGAGTCGCCCTTGAAGGAGCCAAGCGCCCGCCACGCCTTGATGAAGGCGTTCTGGGCGAGATCCCAGGCGTCTTGTTCGTTGTGGACGAGATGGTAGCACATACCGTAAACCTTTCCGCGATAGCGGGTGACCAGCAGATCAAACGCTTTCGCATTGCCCTGCTGGGCCTGCCGGACCAGGTCAGCATCCGACAGCTCAACATCGGGTGGGCTGCTTGCAGAAGATGACATGATGGTAGGCGAAGAGTAGGACGAGGGTTGGGCCATGGTTATTCAAACAGAAATTTACAAAGTAACAAGTCCGACGGTGGATGTTGGGAAGTTCACTGCCGTGACGGTGAAAGTGGCCCGGAGGACATCCGCGCATGGACTCGAGTCTGTCTGGATGAGCACCGCTCAATTCGAGCGACAGTGTAATTTCGAACAACGTGCATGCGAACCATTCTGAAACACGGGTCCACATTCTTAATTTGCCATCGGCAGCATTCTGTTTAACGTATTTACCCCCTGCGCCTATTGCCTTGCCTGAAAGCGCGGCGGATTCCCGTTCCGTTCCCCTGTCATTCGCATTCTGTTTTTTCTCCATTCCGACCGTTTCTATGAACATCACGCTCGAAACCCAGCCCAATTGCCGCGCCGTCATCCACGTTGAGATTCCCTCCAGCGATGTGCAACGCGAACGCGATTCCGTCACCACCAACTACGTGCGCTACGCCAAGCTGCCAGGCTTCCGCCCAGGCAAGGCTCCGAAAGCCGTGGTCGCGAAGAAATATCAGCCACAGATCCGCGAAGAGTTGGAGCAGGCTCTTGTCCGTCTCGGCTATCAGGAAGCGGCCAAGCGCAATGATGTGGATATCTTGAACGTGTTGAACGTCAAAGACCAGTCGCTGCATCAGGATGAGTCGTTCACCTTCTCCCTTGAAGTCAGCACGGTTCCAAAATTCGAACTGCCGGAATACAAAGGCATCGCGGTGAAACTTCCTCGCGTGGAAGTCGGCGATGACGATGTGGAGCACGAATTGCTTCACCTTCGCGAGCGTTACCAGACTTTTAAAGATGTCGAGCGCCCAGCCGCCATCGGTGACTTCGCGGTGGTCACCGCCGAAGGCACCGTCGACGGACAACTGGTTGCCGACGCGTTCCCTGAGGCACCAGCATTCCTCAAGAAGATGGACGGCAACTGGCTGGAACTCACCGAAGAGGAGAGCTTCCTCCCTGGCTTTTTCGCCGCGTTGGTCGGCATCAGCAAGGACGAGGAGCGCAGCGTGACCATCGAGGTGCCTGAAGATTTCCCGTTCGAAGCCGCCCGTGGCAAGAGCCTGGTTTTCAATGTCAAATGCAGCGGCGTGAAGGAGAAGGAACTGCCTCCCTTGGACGAAGATTTTGCCAAGAAGGTGAACCCGGAGTGGGACCTTGAGCGGCTGCGCACCGAAGTAAAAGCCGCCGTGACGCAACGGCGTGAGCGCTCCCGCGAAGAAGCCAAAACCAATCAGGTCTTGGAGTTTTTGACCGAACGTCTTGAGTTTGAACTTCCTCAGGAAGCCGTGAACCGCGAGGCCCAACGCCGCACCAACGAAATCGCCAGCAACGCGCTTCGTCAGGGCATGGACCAGCAGGCGATCATGGAAGCCCAGGAGCAGATCGTCAGCGCAGCGACCCAGCAGGCTCGCCAAAACGTCAAGGTGGACTTCATCCTTAGCGAGATCGCCAAACGCGAAAACATCTCGGTCACCGAAGAGCAACTCCGCCGCGCATTGGCCCAGATCGCCATGCAGGAACGCATTGCTCCGAAAAAGCTTCTCAACGACGCCCGCAAAAATGGGCTTATCGAACGCCTTCGTGCGGATTTGTTGATCCAGAACTCGATCCAATTCTTGAAAGAGCAAGCCGCCATCGAAGAAGTTGAACCGGAAAAAGAAGACTGCGGGCACAAGCATTAATCACCAGGCGTGAATCGCCAGGCGATAGAAATTAATTGAATGAAAATGGCGGCCACTAGACTGGCCGCCATTTTTTGTCGCGCTGGGGCATCCTGCAAGACATCGACAACCGTTTTCACCAATCAGGTTGAAAACCCATTCGTGGCGTCTCCGACTTTTCTTACTGCAAATGCCGTCTGAGACACCAACCCCGGACTCAGAATTCGGGTTCGGTCGCGAAGGATCAATGCGTGCGCTTGCGCAGCATCGGAACCACCAGCGTGCCGACGGTGATAGCGCCCCGCGCGAGCTTGCCAAGCGGTCCGGGGATGCGGGTGGAAAGCCGGGTGAGGAGAGTAAAAGCACCAGCGCTCAAAGCGAATTTGGCACCTTGGCGGAGAAGATCACGGGTGGCGGGTTTCATGGCAGAGAAAAGAATTTGGAAGGCGCTTCAATGCACCGTCCATCTCTCATTAAAACGTGCCGATCCTAAAATTAGGATGTCGCCATTTTCACTCGCTTTGATTCAAGGTGGCAACAGGTGCGGCGGAGGCAGCGGACCAGGAAGGATGTCCACCCGCGCGCCAGTGCCGACCTGATCATACAACCAGGCGATCTGCCGTGACCCCATGCGCACGCAGCCATAACTCGCTGCCGAGCCAAGCCGGGATTCTTCGGCCGTTCCATGGATGTAAATGTAGCGGTCGTAGGCCCGGGCATTCTGTGGCTCCAACCCTTTCAGCCAGAGAATACGCGTGACAATCGGATCACGCCCGGGGGCATTGACCGGAACAATTTCGCCCGTCGGTTTGCGATCTTTCAAGCGCATGCCCAGCGGAAGTCCGTCGCCCACTTTCTTGGCAATCTTCATGCGTCCCAGCGGGGTGTAATTGCTGCCGGGATAGTCTCCGAGACCAAATTTGGAAGTGCTTATCGGAAACGTGGCAATCGGCCGGCCTTCTTCAAGCAGGGCCATGCGTTGTTCCGCCACGCTGACCACCAGCCGATGTTTGGTGTCCGCGCAACTTGAGAGCAGCATCAGGATGAGTGAACTCATCAGCAAAGGACGAACAAGACAAAACAGCGGCGACATGGCGCTGATCATGCCACAAAACAGACGGAGTTCAAAAGAAGAAGGTCATCGGGTCATTCCATCCCGGGCGGCTTGCGGGTCTCCTGTCCGACAAAAATCAGGCAGTCATTTGGATCGTTGATGTGGAACTCGGTCATGCCATAGTCGCGCTCTGACAGTTCGGTGATCTTATACTGGCCCCGGTAAGCTTGAACGTGCTGCCAGAGAGGCCCGATGTCGTCGACTTCGATGTAGATCTCCGTGTGGCCACGCACGGCTTTCATCACGGATTCGTCATCCGCCTTCATGAAGTGAACGGTGGCGCCATCTTTTTCGATGATGGAATATTGGGCGGATCGCATGCAAACCGTGAAGCCCAATACCGAGGCGTAAAAGTCCAGCGTTTCATCCATGTCCGCCACCGCCAGCATGGGGCTGATGACCTTTACTTTGGAGTTCTTTCCGGAGTTGCTCATGGAGTGGTCGTTCGAATTCTTCGAGAACATGTTTCGCGATAGATTGCCTTGAATGCACGCTTTATGTTCCGATGAGGACAACGATTTTCTCTTTCCTGCTTATTCCGTTCCTGGCTTCAGCAGAAATGATCGAAGCCGACCTGTTGATCGTTGGAGGTGATGAATCGGGATGTGCTGCAGCCGTGCAGGCGGCCCGTCTTGGGGTGAAGAACATCGTGGTCGTCAATGACATCGACTGGCTCGGCGGACAGTTCTGCACGCAGGGCATCGGACCGATCGACGAATGGACCATGGTCGAAGGCAAACGCACCGAATTTCCGGCCAGTGGACCATTCCTCGAAATCCTCGAACGCATCCACGCGCACAACCGCAAGACCTATGGACTTGCCCGACCCGGCAACAGTTGGTGCGGCAGCAACACCATCGAACCCCGGGCCGCCGCGCAGATTTTTGAAGACTGGTTGGCTCCTTATGCATCGCAAATCCGGGTGATCAAAGGCTGGGAGCCTGTGAAGGTTCGTGTGGAGAACGGAACAGTGCAGGGTGTAAATTTTCGCCGGGTGGATGGAGGCTCTGATGACAGTCTCACCATTACCGCGAAACTTACCGTGGATTCCAGCGACTGGGGCGATGTCATCCGACTCAGCGGAGCGGGTTACATGGCGGGACCCGACCTCAAATCGCGCTTCAACGAGCCCAGCGCTCCCGATGTCCTTGAACCCGGTGGTCATCAGGAAATGAATCCCATTTCCTGGTGTCCGCTGCTGCGTGAGGCAGGCAAGGACAGCACCATTCCAAAACCGCTGCGTTATGATGAACGATCTTTCGCCGATTGGAAAAAAGCACCGCCATGGGTGGATTGGGACGGCAGCGGCGGGATTTATAACTCCAGTGGTTGGTGCATCTACACGCATCGTCGCATGGTCGATCGTTATCATCACGAGCTCGCACCTGGCACCGAAGCCGTCATCCTCAACTGGCCAGCCCATGATTATCCGCTCAGCACGCTTCCAAAACAGGTGGTGGATGCGTTGGAACAAAACGAAACCGGTGCTTCGGAGAAGAACATTGTCGACATGACGCCCGCCCAACGCCGGATCGTCTTCGCCGATGCAAAACAACGCGCATTGGAGTTTGTTTATTGGCTGCAAACGGCGGTTCATGATCGCGTTGGCGACTACCCCCAATCTTTTCGCTACATGAAACTCGCGGACGACTACGGCACCAGCGATCAGCTTCCCCCCAAACCTTACATTCGCGAAGGTCTGCGTCTCGAAGCGTTATACGTTATGCGCGAACAGGACGTGCGCACCGAATCCAAAGAACCTCGCTGGGCCAAAACCATGGTGCCCGATGGAGTTTTTGGATGGCAGTTCAACCTCGATTTCCATCCCACGCGTCGGAACTTTGTGGACAACGATCCGACTCAACCCTGGCAGGCAAAACACTATGGCACCCGCAACTGGTCGACGGACACCGATCGCGCCATGTTCCCTCTGCGGAGCCTGGTGCCCGTAAAGTTGGATGGTCTGCTCGGTTGTTCCAAAAACATCGGCGTCACCAGCATGGTTCAGTCCGCCGTGCGGCTTCACGGTCAAATGATGCATGTCGGCACCGCTGTTGGAACCGTCGCCGCATTGTCCCTTCGTGATGGAATCTCACCGCGTGAAATCGCGGCTTCACCCCAACGCATTCGCGAGGTTCAAACCCGGCTGGTGCGCGGAGCAGACGGTCATGGCACTCTGCTGTGGCCATGGCAGGATGTCCGGCCTGACGAACCCCATTTTGAAGCTGCCAATCTGCTGACCGTCGCTGGAATCTGGCGCGCCGACCCGGAGGATGTCCATTTCCGGCCACATCAAATCGTCACCCGCCGCGAACTCGCCTCCGCGCTCGCCCGCCTTTGCCGCGCTTTGCCCGATGCCAAAGATTGGCCGGAGCTGAAACCCACTTCGCCCTACACCGATGTTGCCGATACCGACAAGGACCGCCCATTGATTGAAGCCATGATCTCGTGGGGCAACTTCGGTCCGCAGCAGCCCACCTTCCATCCCGACGAACCCACCACCTGGGCGACCCTGCATCGCTGGCTGGCAGCATTGGACCTGCCGGTGTTTGCCTCCCTGGTTCACCGCAACAATGGTGCCCAACCGCTGAATCGGGCCGAATGTGTGGACTATCTCCACCGCGTCCTGCAAAAACGCGGCGAGTTTTTCCCACCGGACTTCAACGTCGGAGATCCCAACGATGCA encodes:
- a CDS encoding sigma-70 family RNA polymerase sigma factor, giving the protein MSSSASSPPDVELSDADLVRQAQQGNAKAFDLLVTRYRGKVYGMCYHLVHNEQDAWDLAQNAFIKAWRALGSFKGDSAFYTWIYRITHNVAYDWMRKRKIQGDGEFNDEINAAIAVGAEAVPKSDPAPDEAMKNQEIGKRIHQAIAQLSPDHRTAILLREVEGNSYEEIAEIMQSTVGTVMSRLFYARKKLQELLKDTYENA
- a CDS encoding L,D-transpeptidase, coding for MSSLILMLLSSCADTKHRLVVSVAEQRMALLEEGRPIATFPISTSKFGLGDYPGSNYTPLGRMKIAKKVGDGLPLGMRLKDRKPTGEIVPVNAPGRDPIVTRILWLKGLEPQNARAYDRYIYIHGTAEESRLGSAASYGCVRMGSRQIAWLYDQVGTGARVDILPGPLPPPHLLPP
- a CDS encoding anti-sigma factor family protein, with protein sequence MKTPDDQLLARWLDGELSEQETTRFEAMMAADPALREEADTMRKISAALRDHVSMEREVPHADFFNTQIQERIADLQRAEERAHVPAATSVTAAGWFSWLRSPWALAGLASAITIALFVARQDRPTTQILSFYAPNPSIQASAYRSDAADATVLMLEGLESIPADYDIAGINVHHSEMGVDRTATTLFDEKGSVLLVMSKNGRDQPIFASR
- a CDS encoding VOC family protein, which codes for MSNSGKNSKVKVISPMLAVADMDETLDFYASVLGFTVCMRSAQYSIIEKDGATVHFMKADDESVMKAVRGHTEIYIEVDDIGPLWQHVQAYRGQYKITELSERDYGMTEFHINDPNDCLIFVGQETRKPPGME
- the tig gene encoding trigger factor, which produces MNITLETQPNCRAVIHVEIPSSDVQRERDSVTTNYVRYAKLPGFRPGKAPKAVVAKKYQPQIREELEQALVRLGYQEAAKRNDVDILNVLNVKDQSLHQDESFTFSLEVSTVPKFELPEYKGIAVKLPRVEVGDDDVEHELLHLRERYQTFKDVERPAAIGDFAVVTAEGTVDGQLVADAFPEAPAFLKKMDGNWLELTEEESFLPGFFAALVGISKDEERSVTIEVPEDFPFEAARGKSLVFNVKCSGVKEKELPPLDEDFAKKVNPEWDLERLRTEVKAAVTQRRERSREEAKTNQVLEFLTERLEFELPQEAVNREAQRRTNEIASNALRQGMDQQAIMEAQEQIVSAATQQARQNVKVDFILSEIAKRENISVTEEQLRRALAQIAMQERIAPKKLLNDARKNGLIERLRADLLIQNSIQFLKEQAAIEEVEPEKEDCGHKH
- a CDS encoding FAD-dependent oxidoreductase encodes the protein MIEADLLIVGGDESGCAAAVQAARLGVKNIVVVNDIDWLGGQFCTQGIGPIDEWTMVEGKRTEFPASGPFLEILERIHAHNRKTYGLARPGNSWCGSNTIEPRAAAQIFEDWLAPYASQIRVIKGWEPVKVRVENGTVQGVNFRRVDGGSDDSLTITAKLTVDSSDWGDVIRLSGAGYMAGPDLKSRFNEPSAPDVLEPGGHQEMNPISWCPLLREAGKDSTIPKPLRYDERSFADWKKAPPWVDWDGSGGIYNSSGWCIYTHRRMVDRYHHELAPGTEAVILNWPAHDYPLSTLPKQVVDALEQNETGASEKNIVDMTPAQRRIVFADAKQRALEFVYWLQTAVHDRVGDYPQSFRYMKLADDYGTSDQLPPKPYIREGLRLEALYVMREQDVRTESKEPRWAKTMVPDGVFGWQFNLDFHPTRRNFVDNDPTQPWQAKHYGTRNWSTDTDRAMFPLRSLVPVKLDGLLGCSKNIGVTSMVQSAVRLHGQMMHVGTAVGTVAALSLRDGISPREIAASPQRIREVQTRLVRGADGHGTLLWPWQDVRPDEPHFEAANLLTVAGIWRADPEDVHFRPHQIVTRRELASALARLCRALPDAKDWPELKPTSPYTDVADTDKDRPLIEAMISWGNFGPQQPTFHPDEPTTWATLHRWLAALDLPVFASLVHRNNGAQPLNRAECVDYLHRVLQKRGEFFPPDFNVGDPNDALPWDRDNNSVPDRLQPPS